The Thermodesulfobacteriota bacterium genome includes a region encoding these proteins:
- the carA gene encoding glutamine-hydrolyzing carbamoyl-phosphate synthase small subunit translates to MKALIALEDGRIFSGRAFAGRGEVYGEIVFNTSMTGYQEILTDPSYKGQIVTMTYPLIGSYGINSEDMESRRIQAEAFIVKEYQGVPSNWRSAQTLKEFLERYNVLGVEDVDTRALTRHIRLAGAMKGVISTEDLDPASLIKKAKDSPGLVGRDMVREVTCSAPYIWEDCPVEGASAPKGNALRVVALDYGIKFNILRCLKNSGCEVIVLPATASARDILALEPDGIFLSNGPGDPAGIPGVVGTVRDLIGKKPIFGICLGHQLLGLAFGGKTYKLKFGHRGGNQPVKNLLTGRVEITAQNHGFCVDVSSLDEKKVEVTHVNLNDQTLEGMRHRHYPVFSVQYHPENAPGPHDAAYLFDQFAALMKERG, encoded by the coding sequence ATGAAGGCATTGATCGCACTCGAAGACGGCAGGATTTTTAGCGGACGGGCCTTTGCCGGCCGCGGGGAAGTCTATGGCGAGATAGTCTTTAATACCAGCATGACCGGCTATCAGGAGATCCTGACCGACCCCTCCTATAAAGGTCAGATAGTCACCATGACTTACCCTTTGATCGGCAGCTATGGCATAAACAGTGAGGATATGGAGTCGCGCCGGATTCAGGCCGAGGCCTTTATTGTCAAAGAATACCAGGGCGTCCCCAGTAACTGGCGGTCCGCTCAGACCTTAAAAGAATTTTTGGAAAGATACAATGTGCTGGGCGTCGAGGACGTGGATACGCGCGCCCTTACCAGACACATACGGCTGGCCGGGGCCATGAAAGGGGTAATTTCTACGGAAGACCTTGACCCGGCATCCCTGATAAAAAAAGCCAAGGACTCACCCGGCCTGGTGGGCCGGGATATGGTCAGGGAAGTTACCTGTTCCGCGCCCTATATCTGGGAAGACTGCCCGGTAGAAGGAGCGTCCGCGCCAAAAGGAAACGCCCTCCGGGTGGTGGCCCTGGATTACGGCATAAAATTCAACATCCTGCGCTGCCTGAAAAATAGCGGCTGTGAGGTAATAGTCCTTCCGGCCACAGCGAGCGCCCGTGATATCCTGGCCTTGGAACCGGACGGAATCTTTCTCTCCAACGGCCCGGGGGACCCGGCGGGCATACCCGGTGTAGTCGGGACCGTACGCGATCTTATAGGCAAAAAGCCTATCTTTGGTATATGTCTGGGCCACCAGCTATTGGGTCTGGCCTTTGGCGGTAAGACCTATAAACTCAAGTTCGGCCACCGGGGAGGGAACCAGCCGGTAAAGAACCTGCTTACCGGACGGGTGGAGATCACGGCGCAGAATCACGGCTTCTGTGTGGACGTAAGCTCTTTAGATGAAAAAAAGGTAGAGGTCACCCACGTCAATCTAAACGACCAGACCCTGGAGGGAATGCGACACCGGCATTATCCTGTCTTCTCGGTACAATATCACCCGGAAAACGCCCCCGGCCCTCATGACGCCGCATATCTCTTCGATCAGTTTGCGGCCCTGATGAAAGAAAGAGGCTAA